Proteins encoded by one window of Arabidopsis thaliana chromosome 2, partial sequence:
- a CDS encoding uncharacterized protein (unknown protein; LOCATED IN: endomembrane system; Has 30201 Blast hits to 17322 proteins in 780 species: Archae - 12; Bacteria - 1396; Metazoa - 17338; Fungi - 3422; Plants - 5037; Viruses - 0; Other Eukaryotes - 2996 (source: NCBI BLink).) yields MGPSVEAICSVSVSVLLDPEAMIGINRNPIFCVSRILL; encoded by the coding sequence ATGGGGCCCTCCGTAGAAGCGATTTGCTCCGTCTCGGTCTCTGTTTTGCTTGATCCGGAAGCTATGATTGGAATAAACAGAAACCCTATATTTTGCGTAAGCCGAATACTTTTGTGA
- the IAA20 gene encoding indole-3-acetic acid inducible 20, with protein sequence MGRGRSSSSSSIESSSKSNPFGASSSTRNLSTDLRLGLSFGTSSGTQYFNGGYGYSVAAPAVEDAEYVAAVEEEEENECNSVGSFYVKVNMEGVPIGRKIDLMSLNGYRDLIRTLDFMFNASILWAEEEDMCNEKSHVLTYADKEGDWMMVGDVPWE encoded by the exons ATGGGAAGAGGGAGAAgttcatcgtcttcttcaataGAGAGTAGCAGCAAGAGCAACCCATTCGGTGCTTCGTCAAGTACTCGAAACCTAAGCACGGACCTGAGACTCGGACTCAGCTTCGGGACATCCTCAGGGACTCAATATTTCAACGGTGGCTATGGGTACTCCGTTGCAGCTCCGGCGGTAGAGGATGCGGAATATGTGGCGGCtgtggaggaggaagaagagaatgagtGTAACAGTGTAGGGAGCTTTTACGTGAAAGTGAACATGGAAGGAGTTCCAATTGGAAGAAAGATCGATCTAATGTCTCTTAATGGCTACCGCGACTTGATCAGAACCCTTGATTTCATGTTCAACGCATCCATTCTCT gggctgaagaagaagacatgtgCAATGAGAAGAGTCACGTGCTAACGTACGCAGATAAGGAAGGTGACTGGATGATGGTTGGAGATGTTCCTTGGGAGTAA
- the IAA20 gene encoding indole-3-acetic acid inducible 20 (indole-3-acetic acid inducible 20 (IAA20); CONTAINS InterPro DOMAIN/s: Aux/IAA-ARF-dimerisation (InterPro:IPR011525), AUX/IAA protein (InterPro:IPR003311); BEST Arabidopsis thaliana protein match is: indole-3-acetic acid inducible 30 (TAIR:AT3G62100.1); Has 1768 Blast hits to 1768 proteins in 78 species: Archae - 0; Bacteria - 0; Metazoa - 0; Fungi - 0; Plants - 1767; Viruses - 0; Other Eukaryotes - 1 (source: NCBI BLink).): MGRGRSSSSSSIESSSKSNPFGASSSTRNLSTDLRLGLSFGTSSGTQYFNGGYGYSVAAPAVEDAEYVAAVEEEEENECNSVGSFYVKVNMEGVPIGRKIDLMSLNGYRDLIRTLDFMFNASILWAEEEDMCNEKSHVLTYADKEGDWMMVGDVPWEMFLSTVRRLKISRANYHY, translated from the exons ATGGGAAGAGGGAGAAgttcatcgtcttcttcaataGAGAGTAGCAGCAAGAGCAACCCATTCGGTGCTTCGTCAAGTACTCGAAACCTAAGCACGGACCTGAGACTCGGACTCAGCTTCGGGACATCCTCAGGGACTCAATATTTCAACGGTGGCTATGGGTACTCCGTTGCAGCTCCGGCGGTAGAGGATGCGGAATATGTGGCGGCtgtggaggaggaagaagagaatgagtGTAACAGTGTAGGGAGCTTTTACGTGAAAGTGAACATGGAAGGAGTTCCAATTGGAAGAAAGATCGATCTAATGTCTCTTAATGGCTACCGCGACTTGATCAGAACCCTTGATTTCATGTTCAACGCATCCATTCTCT gggctgaagaagaagacatgtgCAATGAGAAGAGTCACGTGCTAACGTACGCAGATAAGGAAGGTGACTGGATGATGGTTGGAGATGTTCCTTGGGA GATGTTCTTGTCTACTGTGAGAAGACTGAAGATTTCAAGAGCTAATTACCACTACTGA